One Longimicrobium terrae DNA segment encodes these proteins:
- the add gene encoding adenosine deaminase, with protein sequence MQVTRELLHRLPKAELHVHLDGSLRPETMLELAAEYGKPMPASDAETLRDYMHVKDARNLVEYLERFDITLSIMQQDAALERIAYELAADLAAENVRYAEIRYSPILNSREGLPLTAVVDAPLRGLARAEAEFGIQTRVIICGIRNMEPATSRDLADLTVAYKDHGVVAFDLAGAEYNYPAKKHKDAFYTVINKNMAATIHAGEAYGPESIHQALHFCKANRIGHGTRLYEDPDLMRYVNDFRIPIEICLTSNVQTRAVPSFEEHPLRQYYDAGLVLSLNTDNRLMSATTVTEEYWRAHQYLGFTWDELVDIALMGFESSFLHRPAKLEMIRKVKEEIAAIEASAA encoded by the coding sequence ATGCAAGTGACCCGCGAACTCCTGCATCGCCTGCCCAAGGCGGAGCTGCACGTGCACCTGGACGGCTCGCTGCGGCCGGAAACCATGCTGGAACTGGCGGCGGAATACGGCAAGCCCATGCCGGCCTCCGACGCCGAGACGCTGCGCGACTACATGCACGTCAAGGACGCGCGCAATCTGGTGGAATACCTGGAGCGCTTCGACATCACGCTCAGCATCATGCAGCAGGACGCGGCGCTGGAGCGGATTGCGTACGAACTGGCGGCGGACCTGGCGGCGGAAAACGTGCGCTACGCCGAAATCCGCTACTCGCCCATCCTCAACAGCCGCGAGGGCCTTCCGCTCACGGCGGTGGTAGATGCGCCGCTGCGGGGCTTGGCGCGCGCGGAGGCGGAGTTCGGCATTCAGACGCGGGTCATCATCTGCGGCATCCGCAACATGGAACCCGCCACCTCGCGCGACCTGGCGGACCTTACGGTGGCGTACAAGGACCACGGTGTGGTGGCGTTCGACCTTGCCGGCGCGGAGTACAACTATCCCGCCAAGAAGCACAAGGACGCGTTTTACACCGTCATCAACAAGAACATGGCGGCCACCATCCACGCCGGCGAGGCGTACGGGCCGGAGAGCATCCACCAGGCGCTGCACTTCTGCAAGGCCAACCGCATCGGCCACGGCACGCGCCTGTACGAGGATCCGGACCTGATGCGGTACGTGAACGACTTCCGCATCCCCATCGAGATCTGCCTGACCAGCAACGTGCAGACGCGCGCGGTACCCAGCTTTGAGGAGCACCCGCTGCGGCAGTACTACGACGCGGGCCTGGTGCTGAGCCTGAACACCGACAACCGGCTCATGAGCGCCACCACGGTCACGGAGGAATACTGGCGCGCGCACCAGTACCTGGGCTTTACCTGGGATGAACTGGTGGACATCGCGCTGATGGGCTTCGAGAGCTCGTTCCTGCACCGCCCGGCCAAGCTGGAGATGATCCGCAAGGTCAAGGAAGAGATCGCCGCGATCGAGGCCTCCGCCGCCTGA
- a CDS encoding ABC transporter permease: protein MVVLAFILQTIRIAIPYLFAASGGMIAERAGVVSLTLEGFMLSGAFTATLGAYYSGNPWIGLLCGILGGLLMGLVHAVACIRYKADQIVVGMAINLLVVGLTRFFLHMAFDSSSNSPRVPGFGGEGASTGLAALASNPLVWIGLLLVPAMAWLMFRTAFGLRVRAVGEHPLAAASVGVPVSRVRYTAVAISGMLAALGGVYLALDQHQFTDQMTAGRGFIALAAVIFGRWHPVRAAIACLLFAAAETLQIQLQAFEIVPSQFVAIIPYVLTIVALAGVIGRSVSPAALGKAED from the coding sequence ATGGTGGTTCTCGCCTTCATTCTGCAGACGATCCGCATCGCCATTCCCTATCTGTTCGCCGCCAGCGGCGGGATGATCGCGGAGCGCGCGGGCGTCGTTTCGCTCACGCTGGAGGGCTTCATGCTTTCCGGCGCGTTCACGGCCACGCTGGGCGCCTACTACAGCGGAAACCCGTGGATCGGCCTGCTGTGCGGCATCCTGGGCGGGCTGCTGATGGGGCTGGTGCACGCCGTGGCCTGCATCCGCTACAAGGCGGACCAGATCGTGGTGGGAATGGCCATCAACCTGCTGGTGGTGGGACTGACGCGCTTCTTCCTCCACATGGCGTTCGACAGCAGCAGCAACTCGCCGCGCGTGCCGGGGTTCGGCGGCGAGGGGGCCAGTACGGGGCTGGCCGCGCTGGCCAGCAACCCGCTGGTGTGGATCGGGCTGCTGCTGGTGCCGGCCATGGCGTGGCTGATGTTCCGCACGGCGTTCGGCCTGCGGGTGCGCGCGGTGGGCGAGCATCCGCTGGCGGCGGCTTCGGTGGGCGTGCCGGTGTCGCGGGTGCGCTACACGGCGGTGGCGATTTCGGGGATGCTGGCGGCGCTGGGCGGGGTGTACCTGGCGCTGGACCAGCACCAGTTCACGGACCAGATGACGGCGGGCCGCGGCTTCATCGCGCTGGCGGCGGTCATCTTCGGCCGCTGGCACCCGGTGCGCGCGGCCATCGCCTGCCTGCTGTTCGCCGCGGCGGAAACGCTGCAGATCCAGCTGCAGGCCTTTGAGATCGTCCCCAGCCAGTTCGTGGCGATCATCCCGTACGTTCTGACAATCGTGGCGCTGGCCGGCGTCATCGGCCGCTCCGTCTCCCCCGCGGCGCTGGGCAAGGCTGAGGACTGA
- a CDS encoding ABC transporter permease subunit, whose protein sequence is MTTSTEAPPRAAPPGPPAGPPRWRTQLEEALLPPLVAILAAMVVGDLLILSMGQSPASVYGMLLEGTWGNAYGFGQVLFKATTLTFTGLAVALALRAGMFNVGAEGQLAAGGFVAALTGWLLPAGTPWVIAVPLCIIGAAVGGGVVGAVPGTLKARFGAHEVIVTIMTNFIVLALLNYVVAAHLNVPETLHTPEINGGAIPRFRGPFTGSAANASLFLGLAAAGAVWWYLFRTRRGYELRAVGLQPDAAEYAGIRVGGVWVRAMTVSGMLAGLGGVNYVLGYKHYYEDGFAGGAGFLGIAVALVGRNDPLGVVLAALFFATLSQGGLAINAVVPKQMVEVMQGVVILAVAVSVPEVRRLLRQQRRAG, encoded by the coding sequence GTGACGACGAGCACCGAAGCGCCCCCGCGCGCCGCGCCGCCGGGGCCGCCCGCCGGCCCGCCGCGCTGGCGCACCCAGCTTGAGGAAGCCCTGTTGCCGCCGCTGGTGGCCATTCTGGCCGCCATGGTGGTGGGCGACCTGCTGATTCTGTCCATGGGCCAGTCCCCGGCGTCCGTATACGGAATGCTGCTGGAAGGGACGTGGGGCAACGCCTACGGCTTCGGCCAGGTGCTGTTCAAGGCCACCACGCTGACCTTTACGGGCCTGGCGGTGGCGCTCGCGCTGCGTGCGGGGATGTTCAACGTGGGCGCCGAGGGACAGCTGGCGGCCGGCGGCTTCGTGGCCGCGCTGACGGGATGGCTGCTGCCCGCGGGGACGCCGTGGGTAATCGCGGTGCCGCTCTGCATCATCGGGGCGGCGGTGGGCGGCGGCGTGGTGGGCGCGGTGCCCGGCACGCTCAAGGCCCGCTTCGGCGCGCACGAGGTCATCGTCACCATCATGACCAACTTCATCGTGCTGGCGCTGCTGAACTACGTGGTGGCCGCGCACCTGAACGTGCCGGAGACGCTGCACACGCCGGAGATCAACGGCGGCGCCATTCCCCGCTTCCGTGGGCCGTTCACCGGCTCGGCGGCCAACGCGTCGCTGTTCCTTGGACTGGCGGCGGCGGGCGCGGTGTGGTGGTACCTGTTCCGCACCCGCCGCGGGTACGAGCTGCGCGCCGTGGGATTGCAGCCGGACGCGGCGGAGTACGCCGGCATCCGCGTGGGCGGCGTGTGGGTGCGCGCCATGACGGTAAGCGGAATGCTGGCCGGGCTGGGCGGCGTGAACTACGTGCTGGGCTACAAGCACTACTACGAGGACGGCTTCGCGGGCGGCGCCGGCTTCCTGGGGATCGCGGTGGCGCTCGTCGGGCGGAATGATCCGCTGGGCGTGGTGCTGGCCGCGCTCTTCTTCGCCACGCTGTCGCAGGGTGGCTTGGCCATCAACGCCGTGGTTCCCAAGCAGATGGTGGAGGTCATGCAGGGCGTGGTGATTCTGGCCGTGGCCGTCTCGGTCCCCGAGGTGCGGCGCCTTCTTCGCCAGCAGCGGAGGGCCGGCTGA
- a CDS encoding ATP-binding cassette domain-containing protein, with product MASNTPAVSAAAVRITGIDKAFGPVRANRGASLEVGAGEIHALVGENGAGKSTLMRILSGMFTPDAGTVEVNGRDVTGWSTAQAIDAGVGMVHQHFMLVPTLTVAENVVLGTEPKRGLQLDRERARREVRELSERTGLRVDVDRLVSALSVGEAQRVEILKALFRGARVLILDEPTAVLSPPEVVELWTVLRGLRAEGATLILITHRLNEVMEVSDAITVMRAGTTVGWLKTSETTPEGIARAMVGRDVALALALTGESTPPPRNVSTTGAPALAVRDLVVAAPGRPRAVDGVSFQLMPGEILGIAGVEGNGQTELIEAIAGLEPVVSGAIVLGSTDITRSTVRERGDAGLSHVPEDRHRRGLLLDYSVAENLVLGQQHRFSRGMALDRARIEQNAVEQVRTYDIRPTDASLPARALSGGNQQKVVIAREMMRDFTVLLASQPTRGVDVGAVEQIHDRIREARDAGKAVLLVSAELEEVLALADRVAVMFAGRFAAVLPRAEATEEVLGPYMTGANREEAA from the coding sequence GTGGCATCCAACACCCCTGCCGTCTCCGCCGCGGCGGTGCGCATTACCGGGATCGACAAGGCGTTCGGTCCGGTGCGCGCCAACCGCGGCGCGAGCCTGGAGGTGGGCGCCGGCGAGATCCACGCCCTGGTGGGCGAAAACGGCGCCGGCAAATCCACCCTCATGCGCATCCTGAGCGGGATGTTCACCCCCGACGCGGGCACCGTGGAGGTGAACGGCCGCGACGTGACGGGCTGGTCCACCGCGCAGGCCATCGACGCCGGCGTGGGGATGGTGCACCAGCACTTCATGCTGGTTCCCACGCTCACCGTGGCGGAGAACGTGGTGCTGGGCACCGAGCCCAAGCGTGGCCTGCAGCTGGACCGCGAGCGCGCCCGCCGCGAAGTGCGCGAGCTGAGCGAGCGCACCGGGCTGCGCGTGGACGTGGACCGGCTCGTGAGCGCGCTCTCCGTGGGCGAGGCGCAGCGGGTGGAGATCCTGAAGGCGCTGTTCCGCGGCGCGCGGGTGCTGATCCTGGACGAGCCGACGGCCGTCCTGTCCCCGCCGGAGGTGGTGGAGCTGTGGACGGTGCTGCGCGGCCTGCGCGCGGAGGGCGCCACGCTCATTCTCATCACCCACCGGCTGAACGAGGTGATGGAGGTGAGCGACGCCATCACCGTGATGCGCGCGGGGACGACCGTCGGCTGGCTGAAGACGTCGGAAACCACGCCGGAGGGGATCGCCCGGGCGATGGTGGGCCGCGACGTGGCGCTGGCGCTCGCGCTGACGGGGGAAAGCACGCCCCCGCCCCGCAACGTGTCCACGACGGGCGCGCCGGCGCTCGCCGTGCGCGACCTGGTGGTGGCCGCGCCGGGCCGCCCGCGCGCGGTGGACGGCGTCTCCTTTCAGTTGATGCCGGGAGAGATCCTGGGGATCGCCGGCGTGGAGGGGAACGGGCAGACGGAGCTGATCGAGGCGATCGCCGGGCTGGAGCCGGTGGTGTCCGGCGCCATCGTCCTCGGATCGACGGACATCACGCGCAGCACCGTGCGCGAGCGCGGCGACGCGGGCCTGTCGCACGTGCCCGAGGACCGGCACCGCCGCGGACTGCTGCTGGACTACTCGGTGGCCGAAAACCTGGTCCTGGGCCAGCAGCACCGCTTTTCGCGCGGGATGGCGCTGGACCGCGCGCGCATCGAGCAGAACGCGGTGGAGCAGGTGCGCACGTACGACATCCGCCCCACGGACGCGTCGCTCCCCGCCCGCGCGCTCTCCGGCGGCAACCAGCAGAAGGTGGTGATCGCGCGGGAGATGATGCGCGACTTTACCGTGCTGCTGGCGTCGCAGCCCACGCGCGGCGTGGACGTGGGCGCGGTGGAGCAGATCCATGACCGCATCCGCGAGGCGCGCGACGCGGGGAAGGCCGTGCTGCTGGTGAGCGCCGAGCTGGAGGAGGTGCTGGCGCTGGCGGACCGCGTAGCGGTGATGTTTGCGGGACGGTTCGCGGCGGTGCTGCCGCGCGCCGAAGCGACGGAAGAGGTACTTGGGCCCTACATGACGGGCGCCAACCGCGAGGAGGCCGCGTGA
- a CDS encoding BMP family lipoprotein: MRKLLIAIGVLLAAHAALLFVRPSGADTGTVGEGLRVGVVFDVGGRGDKSFNDGAYLGAERAARELGAQIRFVEPGEGSDREAGLRLLAAQGMDLVIGVGFIFTDDLNGLATEYPNTRFAGVDFSLKTDEAGNVVPPPANLAALKFREEQGSFLVGALAALTSKTKRVGFVGGMDIPLIHKFEVGFRTGVLHVCPDCRVTAQYAGVTPEAFRNPGRGKELALSQYNSGVDVIFHASGSTGLGVFEAARATGKLAIGVDADQYPEAPGYVLTSMVKGVDNAVFDIIKRARDNTFHGGVFEFGLKEGGVRYVYDENNRRLIPDPVRARLEQLRDEVIAGRISVPSTR; this comes from the coding sequence ATGCGTAAGCTTCTGATTGCCATCGGCGTGCTCCTGGCGGCGCACGCCGCCCTGCTTTTCGTCCGTCCGTCCGGCGCCGACACCGGAACCGTGGGCGAAGGCCTGCGCGTGGGCGTCGTGTTTGACGTGGGCGGGCGGGGCGACAAGTCGTTCAACGACGGCGCCTACCTGGGCGCCGAGCGCGCCGCGCGCGAGCTGGGCGCGCAGATCCGCTTCGTGGAGCCGGGCGAGGGCTCGGACCGCGAGGCCGGGCTGCGCCTGCTGGCCGCACAGGGAATGGACCTGGTCATCGGGGTGGGCTTCATCTTCACGGATGACCTGAACGGGCTGGCCACCGAGTATCCCAACACCCGCTTCGCCGGCGTCGACTTCTCCCTCAAGACGGACGAGGCGGGGAACGTGGTGCCGCCCCCCGCCAACCTGGCCGCCCTCAAGTTCCGCGAGGAGCAGGGCTCCTTTCTGGTCGGCGCGCTGGCCGCGCTGACGAGCAAGACGAAGCGCGTCGGTTTCGTGGGGGGGATGGACATCCCGCTGATTCACAAGTTCGAGGTCGGCTTCCGCACCGGCGTGCTGCACGTGTGCCCGGACTGCCGGGTGACCGCGCAGTACGCGGGCGTCACCCCCGAGGCATTCCGCAACCCCGGCCGCGGCAAGGAGCTGGCGCTCAGCCAGTACAACAGCGGCGTAGACGTGATCTTTCACGCCAGCGGCAGCACGGGGCTGGGTGTGTTCGAGGCGGCGCGCGCGACGGGCAAGCTGGCCATCGGCGTGGACGCCGACCAGTATCCGGAAGCGCCGGGCTACGTGCTCACCAGCATGGTCAAGGGCGTCGACAACGCGGTGTTCGACATCATCAAGCGCGCGCGGGACAACACCTTTCACGGCGGCGTGTTCGAGTTCGGCCTCAAGGAAGGCGGCGTACGCTACGTGTATGACGAAAACAACCGCCGGCTGATTCCCGACCCTGTCCGCGCGCGCCTGGAGCAGCTGCGCGACGAGGTGATCGCCGGCCGCATCAGCGTGCCCTCCACGCGCTGA
- a CDS encoding rhomboid family intramembrane serine protease, which yields MFPINDENPTELRPWMTVLILLANVAAWLVLQGGGEMARLEASVAVFGAQPCEITATCRVVGLGWEAIFTSIFMHGSWMHLIGNMLFLWVFGNNIEDSMGHFRFLVFYLVCGVAAALAQIFFAPASQIPMVGASGAISGIMGAYILLYPRARVRTYLPPIFVFHLRAFWFLLYWFVMQLLSGFLSLGMTEDEGGVAVWAHVGGFVAGLLLIRVFDRPRLVQAKRDGVHLSHDEVADLRW from the coding sequence GTGTTTCCCATCAACGACGAGAACCCCACCGAGCTGCGGCCCTGGATGACGGTGCTCATCCTGCTGGCCAACGTGGCCGCCTGGCTCGTTCTTCAGGGCGGCGGAGAGATGGCGCGGCTGGAGGCCTCGGTGGCGGTGTTCGGGGCGCAGCCCTGCGAAATCACGGCCACCTGCCGCGTGGTGGGGCTGGGCTGGGAGGCGATCTTCACCTCCATCTTCATGCACGGCAGCTGGATGCACCTGATCGGCAACATGCTGTTCCTGTGGGTGTTCGGAAACAACATCGAAGACAGCATGGGGCACTTCCGCTTTCTGGTCTTCTACCTGGTGTGCGGCGTGGCGGCGGCGCTGGCGCAGATCTTCTTCGCTCCGGCCAGCCAGATCCCCATGGTGGGCGCGAGCGGCGCCATCAGCGGCATCATGGGGGCATACATCCTCCTGTACCCGCGCGCCCGGGTGCGCACGTACCTGCCCCCCATCTTCGTCTTTCACCTGCGGGCCTTCTGGTTTCTGCTGTACTGGTTCGTCATGCAGCTGCTTTCCGGCTTTCTTTCGCTGGGGATGACGGAGGACGAGGGCGGCGTGGCGGTGTGGGCGCACGTGGGCGGATTCGTGGCGGGGCTGCTGCTGATCCGCGTGTTCGACCGGCCGCGGCTGGTGCAGGCCAAGCGCGACGGCGTGCACCTGTCACACGACGAGGTGGCGGACCTGCGCTGGTAG
- a CDS encoding DUF5683 domain-containing protein, which produces MPIRPLPDSAAGALRRFVLLIPVLAALGALAAPAAAQTPDSVRPLTVRDSGSVRRAAPDTTENFRVAPGRAFLHSLVLPGWGQSELGAPGRGGVYFTLEAGSLWMWLTAHQKLREAREQQSLLRRTGQIAPDAKTGLVRSRENQREDWITLSIFWLFFSGADAFVAAHLQDFDVHVNAIPRPGGATELRATVPLPR; this is translated from the coding sequence ATGCCGATCCGTCCGCTTCCGGACTCCGCCGCCGGCGCGCTGCGCCGCTTTGTTCTGCTCATCCCGGTGCTCGCCGCGCTGGGCGCCCTTGCCGCGCCCGCCGCCGCGCAGACGCCGGATTCCGTGCGCCCGCTGACCGTGCGCGACAGCGGCTCCGTGCGCCGCGCGGCACCCGACACCACCGAGAACTTCCGTGTCGCGCCGGGGCGCGCGTTTCTGCACTCGCTGGTGCTGCCGGGGTGGGGGCAGTCGGAGCTGGGCGCGCCGGGGCGGGGCGGGGTGTACTTCACGCTTGAGGCGGGAAGCCTGTGGATGTGGCTGACCGCGCATCAGAAGCTGCGCGAGGCGCGCGAGCAGCAGAGCCTGCTGCGGCGCACGGGGCAGATTGCCCCCGACGCCAAGACGGGGCTGGTGCGCAGCCGCGAGAACCAGCGCGAGGACTGGATCACGCTTTCCATCTTCTGGCTCTTCTTTTCCGGCGCGGACGCCTTTGTGGCCGCGCACCTGCAGGACTTTGACGTGCACGTGAACGCGATTCCGCGTCCCGGCGGCGCCACCGAACTGCGGGCCACGGTGCCGCTGCCGCGATGA